The following proteins come from a genomic window of Vidua chalybeata isolate OUT-0048 chromosome 2, bVidCha1 merged haplotype, whole genome shotgun sequence:
- the SPATA13 gene encoding spermatogenesis-associated protein 13 isoform X5, whose product MVARGAMARFWSLESLQMVAADGGTESSALVDDNGSEEDYSYEELCQAAPRYLQPGGEQLAINELISDGTVVYAEALWDHVTMDDQELGFKAGDVIRVLEASNKDWWWGRNEDKEAWFPASFVRLRVNQEEVPENCSNIQDEEQDSDISKHRQKIAENRDQMRTNVIQEIMKTERVYIKHLKDICEGYIRQCRKHTGMFTMAQLSTIFGNIEDIYKFQRKFLKDLEKQYNKEEPHLSEIGSCFLQHQEGFAIYSEYCNNHPSACIELSRLMKQGKYRHFFEACRLLQQMIDIAIDGFLLTPVQKICKYPLQLAELLKYTTQEHSDYSNIKAAYEAMKNVACLINERKRRLESIDKIARWQVSIVDWEGPDVLARSSELIHSGELTKISKQGKSQQRTFFLFDHQLVFCKKDLLRRDILYYKDRIDMDETEIVDTEDGKDKDFNINVKNAFKIINRATEEVHLFCAKKQEDKKRWMEACESERRRVQEDKEMGMEISENQKKQAMQNARKSRQGKIKGVSYNGCPVPPPHQTLHPLHQRHITVPTSVPQQQVFALAEPKRKPSLFWHTFNKLTPFKK is encoded by the exons TTGCTGCAGATGGTGGGACTGAATCTTCAGCTTTAGTGGATGACAATGGCAGTGAGGAAGATTACAGCTACGAGGAGCTCTGCCAAGCTGCTCCCAGGTACCTGCAGCCCGGAGGGGAACAGCTAGCAATTAATGAG CTGATAAGCGATGGCACCGTCGTCTATGCAGAGGCTCTCTGGGACCATGTCACTATGGATGATCAAGAGCTGGGCTTCAAAGCTGGAGATGTCATTAGAGTTCTAGAAGCTTCCAACAAAGACTGGTGGTGGGGAAGAAATGAGGACAAGGAGGCCTGGTTTCCAGCTAGCTTTGTCAGG ctgcGAGTTAATCAGGAAGAAGTGCCAGAAAATTGTAGTAATATCCAGGATGAAGAACAAGATTCAGATATTAGCAAGCATCGCCAGAAAATAGCTGAAAACAGGGATCAGATGAGAACCAACGTTATACAGGAAATTATGAAAACAGAACGAGTCTATATCAAGCATCTCAAGGACATCTGTGAG ggTTACATTCGGCAGTGTCGCAAACATACAGGAATGTTCACCATGGCTCAGTTAAGCACCATTTTTGGTAATATTGAAGATATTTACAAGTTCCAAAGGAAGTTTCTGAAGGATCTTGAGAAACAGTACAACAAAGAGGAACCTCATCTAAGTGAAATAGGGTCATGTTTTCTTCAACAT caAGAAGGCTTTGCTATTTATTCGGAGTATTGTAACAATCATCCCAGTGCCTGCATTGAGCTCTCCAGACTGATGAAGCAGGGCAAATACCGCCATTTCTTCGAGGCCTGTCGCTTGCTTCAGCAGATGATTGACATTGCCATTGATGGTTTTCTTCTCACGCCTGTTCAGAAAATCTGCAAATATCCTTTGCAGCTTGCAGAATTGCTCAAATACACCACTCAGGAGCACAG TGATTATAGCAACATAAAAGCTGCATATGAGGCCATGAAGAACGTGGCATGCCTGATCAACGAGCGAAAACGGAGACTAGAAAGCATAGACAAGATTGCCCGTTGGCAAGTCTCTATCGTAGACTGGGAG GGACCAGATGTGTTAGCCAGAAGCTCAGAACTGATCCACTCAGGAGAACTGaccaaaatatcaaaacaaGGCAAAAGCCAGCAGAggactttcttcctttttgacCATCAGCTTGTGTTCTGTAAGAAGGACTTGCTGAGAAGGGACATCTTGTACTACAAGGATCGTATTGACATGGATGAGACAGAAATTGTAGACACCGAAGATGGCAAAGACAAAGATTTTAACATCAATGTCAAGAATGCTTTTAAGATAATAAACAGAGCAACAGAAGAGGTTCATTTGTTCTGTGCAAAAAAACAGGAGGATAAAAAGAGATGGATGGAGGCATGTGAAAGTGAAAGGAGAAGAGTTCAAGAAGACAAGGAAATGG GTATGGAAATCTCAGAAAACCAGAAGAAGCAAGCCATGCAGAATGCCCGTAAGTCAAGGCAAGGAAAAATTAAAG GTGTGAGCTATAATGGGTGTCCTGTGCCTCCTCCACATCAAACCCTTCATCCCCTTCACCAGCGACACATCACCGTGCCTACCAGCgtcccacagcagcaggtcTTTGCCCTGGCAGAACCCAAGCGGAAGCCATCCCTTTTCTGGCATACCTTCAACAAACTCACTCCCTTTAAAAAGTGA